In Conger conger chromosome 12, fConCon1.1, whole genome shotgun sequence, one DNA window encodes the following:
- the LOC133142006 gene encoding aquaporin-3-like, translated as MGRQKILLDKLARILYIRNLLIRQALAECLGTLILVMFGCGAVAQLVLSGGSHGMFLTVNFAFGFAATLGILVCGQVSGGHLNPAVTFALCIIGKDPWRKFPVFFFFQTLGAFLGSGIIFGMYFDALWDFGHGKLIVVGENATAGIFATYPSKHLTLVNGFFDQMIGTAALIVCILAIVDPHNNPIPRGLEAFTVGFVVLVIGLSMGFNSGYAVNPARDLGPRLFTALAGWGTEVFTAKSYWFYVPVIAPLLGAFVGVLVYQLMVGFHLEGEVRDKAEQEEEEEEKEEKEESVKLSNVSTKEAD; from the exons ATGGGAAGGCAGAAGATCCTCCTGGACAAGTTGGCACGCATCTTATATATTCGTAATTTGCTGATCCGCCAGGCTCTAGCCGAGTGTCTGGGGACACTCATCCTGGTG ATGTTCGGCTGTGGTGCAGTGGCCCAGCTGGTACTCAGCGGCGGTTCCCACGGGATGTTCCTCACGGTGAACTTCGCCTTCGGCTTTGCGGCCACCTTGGGCATCCTGGTGTGTGGACAGGTTTCAG GAGGTCACCTCAACCCTGCTGTGACCTTTGCCCTTTGTATCATTGGGAAAGATCCCTGGAGGAagtttcctgtctttttcttctttcagaCTCTGGGTGCCTTCCTGGGCTCTGGAATCATCTTTGGAATGTACTTTG ATGCACTGTGGGACTTTGGCCACGGGAAGCTGATTGTGGTGGGAGAGAACGCCACTGCCGGGATCTTCGCCACATACCCCTCCAAGCATCTCACTCTGGTCAATGGCTTCTTCGATCAG ATGATTGGTACTGCCGCCCTCATTGTGTGCATATTGGCCATTGTGGATCCTCACAATAACCCTATTCCCCGGGGCCTGGAGGCCTTTACTGTGGGATTTGTGGTGCTGGTCATTGGCCTCTCAATGGGATTCAACTCCGGATATGCAGTCAATCCTGCGAGAGACCTCGGGCCACGCCTGTTCACTGCTCTTGCTGGCTGGGGAACCGAAGTCTTCAC TGCCAAATCCTACTGGTTCTATGTGCCCGTTATTGCTCCGTTGCTGGGGGCGTTCGTCGGTGTGTTGGTGTATCAGCTGATGGTGGGCTTCCATCTGGAGGGAGAGGTGCGAGATAAGGccgagcaggaggaggaggaggaggagaaggaggagaaggaggagagcgTCAAGCTGTCCAATGTGAGCACCAAGGAAGCGGATTGA